gtgAATTAAAAGCCGAAATTGAGTGTTAAACATCAACCTTACGAGgtttcacttcctccttcctctgtGACCTCTGAAGCCTCGGATGGAGCCGTGTCCAAAGCACACATTAGATGGAACTCTATAAGACAAATAAAGAATTCATTGATTTTCAAACTAATATTGAATCAGATTTAACTCACATGACATAAGAATGCAGTGTCCAAATCCGAAGTTCATCCAAAAACAAAGGTAACTAACCTGTAGGAGTATCGCTGTTTCAGGGGATCAGTATGTGCCGAGTTTGTTGCATTGTTGACTGCAGTTGAAAGACCTGCCTGCCCCTCAGTAGAGACACATTTTTCAGTTAAATCAGTCTCTGCTGTGGATACGAGCATCTCCATGGATTCCTCTTGCGCGGCTTGTTTGGACTGATCGTCACACAAAACTTCACTCAGGTCATCCACTACCTCCATTGCTGTGTCTAtatgctgctgctgtgttgccTCTTGAAGCCTAATTATGAAAGAGACAAATATTATCAACACAGATACACTAAATATCACTTGGGAGGTTTCTGTAAAGCAcactaaataaaatgtattattattacttattattaccaTACTGTTTTTGAAGTTAGGTTACAAATTCGACTAATAGAgcatgaaattatgaaatatatttaatcCCTCTATGTCACAacatgtattaaatatatttagatGGATACAATAAAGAGTGACCAGCATTACATTCTTAACAACTGTCTATCATTTTCTAATGAAGGTTTGCTGCCGTCTACTGACCCATCCAAGTACATGCAGTCTCACCTCTTGTGTCTTTTGGGTTTGTCAAATCTGAAGTCTGGAGGGTATTTGTGACTTCGTACGAGGTGGTCCTTCCTGAGTGTGCTTGTCCTGAATTTGTGTTCACAGCCTTCCACCAAACACTGGTACTGTGAATTAAGTATTCATCAGACAGCTGCCAGGTATGCAGACCAGCATTTTTACTTCACATGGCAGTGGACTGTAATGCAGCAGTTTCCTCCAGCCGAAATGTTCAAGCATAATCCTGGCAAAATGGCCGGCATCTTCCTGCTTTTAGTACACTAATACAAAGTAAGCACACTATGTTTGGTGTCAGCTAATAATAGCAaattggcaaagtttagctataAACCACAGATATCACTGAATGTATGACATCACAACAGCAACACCACAAATGTAAATTGTTGATGGCCCCTCTGAGACTGcttttgtatgtgtgcatgtgtcacAGTTCAGACATGTACATAAATAACAGCCATGAATGGTAGTTATGTTCGTGCCGAACATACATTTACTACAAATTTTATgtagtttaatttgtaattgtgGAAAAACGCACACATTTTTTGGTACTATCTGTTATTTTAAACCATTATAGGTAACATATGCAACATCAAACTGGCGTGGGAGGGAGGAAAACTCTTTTAgttgttttccaaaaatgtcattggGAGAGAGttgcatacagtccctttaaaAGGTGCGGTCTGCCATGGTTAGGTACTGCAGAGGGGGTGCCAACTTTGGAATGTGTATATTCCACCAGCTTCCTGCTGCAACGCTATAAGCCATGCCTCacgaaacacacacactcacattagTTATGTTTGTGATTTGGCAAGGTTTGGCTACAAATGTTTGCAATCAACAAATGTATGGCCACACATTTGTtcaaaattgtcactgcatACTGTGTATATGATTCTATGGGCACATGTGTAAGTGTAGTTTGGAGCCAAAGAGGGCCAGCACCTTTAAGTGGCAAACCAGGCAAGAGGACATGAAGAGGTTTTCTTGATAGAGCATACCATATCTTGTCGCTGCGCCAGGATCATGAAGAGAGAGTCGTGCCACTCCTGAATATGTATATCCAGAAGCCTGGCGGTGGGCAGAGAGCGCCGACAGGAGCAGCAAACGTGTCTGTGCAAGGAGTTGTAGTGGTGTTCATACTCCTCCAAAGTGCTGTGGGTGGCATTGCAGCCAGAGATGTGACAGGCGAACTCTGACACACTGTGAGGAATAACAACAAGATGGGAAATTCCATATTGTTATACCAAGCAGTCTGTCACACAACGAAACATGCAAGCTAGCTAGGTGACATACAGTAAGTGGGTGAACAACTGCCACACCTGAGAGTTGCTTTCTCGTCCTCTACCTCTGAAATGTAAAGATCCTGAAGGTACATGTGTCTTTCTACATCACCATCCTGTAAAAATAGTTtagaatgagaaaaaaaatatcccgCTTGTAAGTAAATGTCAAAGCTCGTTTATGCTGTCAGTACCTCAAACAGTTCATGGTCCTTATGAAGGAAGATGAGCCGCGGGCTAAAGTTAAAAGGGTTTTCTTCCTTTTGCTGAACGTCTTCTGTCGTGCAGTCTTCATTGTGCCTTCCTCCTAAAACATCTACTTTCGTCTGAATGACTTCTTCCTGTAACATTACGGTTTATCGTCGTCCTCGTAGTCTAAAATGTCAAAAGTACTATTTGATTTGCAGTTGCATGTGTCGCGGAATAATGACGTATGAAGCAAGCGTCCAATGTCAGCGGTGTTGCCAAATGGAATTATAAATTATCGTCCCACAATCTTAAAATTAGCGTGTTTTAGAGAAAACTGTTTTTACAAGATTTTACGTTATTCAGGACAAtctattacaataaaaattacaacAGACCGTGTTTAGTATATATGTAATTTAAATCTACATAAACCAACAGCAGCCACTGGCACAACAGCGTCCCCACCTGGGAACAGACCCGAATATCAGTCATATTAAATCATGTATCAAGGCACTGTATCGTAAATACTTGGATGATTTATCTGTTACATATTAGGAATAAGCACGTTGATGCGTTCAATGTCCGCCGCTGTCTGGCTGTAAGGAGGCATGTGAGACGGCGTCAGTTGTAGTGCAGAATGTATCTTGTTAGTGTTGGCTAGAAGCAATTTATGTAATGTTCAATTTATTgcacattatgttttttttttacattattaatcGTACATCATAGAGAGGGTGAAATCATTATCGTACATCTGGCAAAGCTAAAAGGCGGGCtgttaaattgtaaaaatagcGCCATCCTTTGACCAGGATCAAGCTCGCAGAACCATGGGATCACGGGAATTGTTTTATACTGATGTTGCcacaaaatatttatatttttataatatgtatttatatatttttatgtgtatATAGTCTGTACTACTGTGTATCAATAGACCGACAGATAATCATCAAATGGGTTGTAATAAACTGCCTTTCTTGTTTCTGAAGTTAGCAAAAGcggccaacagatggcagcaaaGCACAACATACGGTTTAAAACTACCGGCAATTATTTGACAAGGGGTCCTTGGGTTTCACGCAACATTTCCGGCTGAAAATGCTTTTGTTTGTCGTTGTTATAACGATGGACAGGTTCCTAATACCTGAAGACCTCTTGCTCTGCCGCTTGGTGGCGCAATAGTAATTATGTGCAATTTTCACAAGGGGTGGGCCAGACTGATTACAATCAAAGTGAAAGACCAGAAAAATACATAACGACAAAACTAtgtatttgtgaacaatttaaCAATGTAAATTACTAATGTGTCAATATAAAACTATGTAATATCATCAACAAAatgtatttcctttaaacttgtgTAATAAGTGTGACATAACTATACCACTACTATTGGCTCTTATTCCAATGAATTTGCTTTTTGCTTTCAAGCCACTGATCCCGAGTAAGACTGACTTGTGGGCTCCCGTGACTGAGTTGGACACTCGTTGAGACCATCTGATGTTTTCAATGGTCCTGAGTGCTCTACTGTCAAGCCCGTCTATGGTGGGGTGGCATCCAGGGTGTTGTTCAGGGGCCATGTCTGCGAACTGGAGAGTAGGAGAGAATGGATGTATTGTGGATGCAGATGCAGAGTGACTGTAAAGTTGAAGCGTTAATGGTCTTTCTCTTTCTCCCGTTTGGTCAAGGTGGAACCCATACACACAAAACTGTCAAGTGGCTAAAAAACTTTGTCAATTATTTGGATCAGATCCATCACTGACGGCATTGTCTTAGCCATTAACTGACatttaaacaatatataataacatcaaCTATGTAACAATATGCATAACACAAAGTAAGACACAGATAtttgagaaaataaacacaatggcATGATCTGCTAGGACAGAATGCAGAGACACAGAGATGCAGGAAAAAGTGTCTCATGCTCACACAGCAAatccacacacaaaacacaaagtacaaaaaatattcattcattcattcattcaatcattttctaccacttatccttacgagggccatgggtgtgctggagcctatcccagctgtcttcagatgagaggcggggtacaccctggactggtcaccagccaatcacagggcagatatagacaaacaaccattcacactcacattcatacctatggacaatttagttgccaattaacctagcatgtttttggaatgtgggaggaaaccggagtacctgcagaaaacccacgcatgcacggggagaacatgcaaactctgcacggAGATGCtcgaggggggaatcaaactcacgtctcctagctgtgtggcctgcgtgccaTGCAGCCCCCCAGTACAAAAATAATGGTCAGGAAATGTGACAAATGTACAACAGAATGTGTCCAATTTACAGTTAACCCACAAAAAAGGTAAAGTATGAACGGGCAGCATCCTACTGATGGCTGCACCTAAAGTGCTGCCCTTCTTCAGCTCCGAACTACACTTTTTTCAGTCGAATAATAAGAGAACACCTCCACAGGCTAGCAGATATTACCCATAGCGGTGTAAAAGAGCATATTGAACAAATAAATGTCTATATTTGTCACACTCTCCATACACAGTCTGCACATATGCAGTCTCAGAGAAGAGCTCAACAATTAGAGATCATAGTGTGGTTATGATGGCCTAAACATTCATTGGCTAAACTTAGCCATCATTAACTGACAACAAACGTAACAAGTGCTTAGCACTGGAGTAGGATACATACCTACCAACCATGCAGTACACTACCTTTAAGAACCCTCTTCTGATTAGTGATTGAAAACAGCTGGGTACCCCTCCACTGACAGGCGTCAAGGGAATACATTCACCACAAGACaggaaacaaatgtaacaaaataagaGCCCAGAATtggaactacagtaaacctcggatatatcggactcggatatatcggaaatttgctcacaacggacagataaaaaagaaccaatttttctgtaatgcatttccaataaaaattcattgcatatgtcggattttttataacggatttcgcctatttcggacaaaatctccagtcccgttccaatgcatttccattaaatttccctcgcatatatcggatggccgcatcgtggcgctccgattcgccgaatcgtgacaggccgctatacgacgtcatttgcagcgtttgcagcgttgcctgcgcgtccaggtacattggaaacatagtcaaggaagtgcctttttataacggataaaatccgatttacgcatataccggatataaatccgatatatgcgtaaaacggacattttccggtatacgcatataacggatttcgcttatatcggacaaaaccagtgggaacaattgaatccgatatatccgaggtttactgtagtataaaACCCTGACATGCAGAACATCGTTTTCGCAGTATTGACGATATTTGGATCAGTCTGTCCACCGCAAGAACTGCTTAAAAAGACCGATTGCAGCAGATTTCTTCAGCTGCTAGCAAAGATCAAACAAGCTACCATGGTCTCTTCCTGCTTTGtgtatgtaaacatggctaagtTTAGCTTCCAACATTAGCCATCATtgaatgtatataatgtactaTAACAACCACATGACTAAATTAGGCTCACTTTTTAGACCGCTCACTGAAAGGGTGTGCGGATGGAAAACTgaccaattatttttttgtacaatctggTATTTTAGTCCCCTAAtggtaatatttttgttttttcaacaaaaatgcaGTATTGAGGCTGCTGTAATCAATTGCTGATGTGTTGCCAAGGGCTTCCAAACTGATGCAGCCATTATTAATATGACatccttcctttttttcccttttttttttttttttttacaactaatGCTTTACCGATTGTGCCGATTTAATAGGTATATAGTTCTGTTGTCTGAAGGAGGAGTAACGGACGCGTCAGTCTGTGGATGCAATCCCACCGTCCTTCCCGAGTGGAGGTGCTGCAAAGTGATCGAGTCCTCAAGTGtagaggagggagggggtgtgGAGAAAACACGTCGTCTTGGAGAGAGGGAGAAGTGGAAGACACGCTGCTGAGGGAGGGAAAACGGTCAGAGACACTGGGGTTTATCATACACGCCGAAATAAGGAGCTCAGTGCCGCAGACGAAACCAAGCAGCCTAGTGACGAAGTGCTCTTTTAGCCACAACTTTTGAAAGGAATAGTTGACTTAAAATCGATGTATCTTTGACTTCTTTTTGCGTTGGTGTTCCTCAAGTGTGCTTTTGGACCGTGCGTAATTTGGACAATATTGCCAACACTCCACCAGTATGCGCGTCTGTCCTCTGCTGGCCTTCTTCTCTCTCCTGTGCGCAGGACGCACTCAGAAGTTCTCTGCTCTCACGGTAGGAAGTACTGAACATCTCCATTGCATACATCCTGTTATTATGTGATATGTGATATACATATGCGTAACGGATGGGAAGACCAAAGGGATGTCAGGGTGATTTTAATCCAAGACATTTGGCAGCCagatatttgcatttatttgcatgGCTGTGCATCACCACTTCTggttatgatttattttaatcatcttaaaacagaaaatatttgTACATGCAGAATATATCAAGCATGTACATTTATGTATAAATTGCACTGAGAGTGTTAATTCTGATAAATAATGTATGTCTTTATATGTTACAGTCAGTtttgacttttgttttgttttcataagGACCTCACTAATGTCCATAGCATTCGTTGCCTTCTTTAAAACGATGAATACAAATCAGGGCCACTATCAAGTGCAGGTACAGGAGCATGGTGGAATGTGCTCTGTCAGGGGCTTTATTGATTTACGTGTTGATGTGACAGCTTCCTCTCCAGGCACCATTATTTATGTACACCTTAATATGCAGTTGGAAACAAATGGCCATGAGTTGTTAACCTGCAGGTGAAGGTTCAGGGATCCTCTCCCCTGATGACACAGTGGagctttggaatgtgggaggaagtgtTGCACGAGCAGATGCTCCACTTAATTTTACTTATT
The window above is part of the Doryrhamphus excisus isolate RoL2022-K1 chromosome 20, RoL_Dexc_1.0, whole genome shotgun sequence genome. Proteins encoded here:
- the znf511 gene encoding zinc finger protein 511 — translated: MLQEEVIQTKVDVLGGRHNEDCTTEDVQQKEENPFNFSPRLIFLHKDHELFEDGDVERHMYLQDLYISEVEDEKATLSVSEFACHISGCNATHSTLEEYEHHYNSLHRHVCCSCRRSLPTARLLDIHIQEWHDSLFMILAQRQDMYQCLVEGCEHKFRTSTLRKDHLVRSHKYPPDFRFDKPKRHKRLQEATQQQHIDTAMEVVDDLSEVLCDDQSKQAAQEESMEMLVSTAETDLTEKCVSTEGQAGLSTAVNNATNSAHTDPLKQRYSYRVPSNVCFGHGSIRGFRGHRGRRK